Genomic DNA from Streptomyces sp. AM 2-1-1:
CACCTCCCCGATCATCGGCGCCAACTTCGTCGACCTGACCGACCTCTACTCCCCCCGGCTGCGGACGCTCTGCCAGGAGATCGACCCCTCGCTGGAAGAGGGCGTGTACGTGCAGTTCCCCGGCCCGCACTACGAGACCCCGGCCGAGATCGGCATGGTCCGCGCGATGGGCGGCGACCTGGTGGGCATGTCCACCGTGCTGGAGGCCATCGCGGCGCGCGAGGCGGGCGCGGAGGTGCTCGGCATCTCGCTGGTGACCAACCTCGCCGCCGGTCTCTCCGGCGAACCGCTCAATCACGAAGAGGTCCTGCAGGCGGGCCGGGACTCGGCCGCGCGCATGGGCGACCTGCTGGCCCGGGTACTGAGACAGATCTGACCGGCCGGGCGCCGGCGCGCACCCCGCGTGGCCGGCGCCGGCCCCCGTACCGGACGCATCCCCGTCATCCCCGAAGGGTGGACCCCCGTGCAGCACGACGACCTCCTCGACCGGGCCAGGGCCTGGCAGGCCGAGGACCCGGACCCCGAGACGCGGGACGAACTGGGCCGGCTGATCGCCGCCGACGGCCCCGCAGCCCGCGCCGAGCTCGCCGCGCGCTTCGCGGGCACCCTCCAGTTCGGCACCGCCGGGCTGCGCGGGGAGCTGGGCGCCGGGCCGATGCGGATGAACCGGTCCGTCGTGATCCGGGCCGCCGCCGGACTCGCCGCGTACCTCAGGGCCCGGGCGGGCCGGGGAGACGCTCCCGGCCTCGTCGTCATCGGCTACGACGCCCGCTACCGCTCGGCCGACTTCGCCCGGGACACCGCCGCGGTGATGACCGGGGCCGGGCTGCGCGCCGCCGTGCTGCCGCGCCCGCTGCCGACCCCCGTCCTCGCGTACGCCGTACGGCACCTGGGGGCCGTCGCCGGCGTGGAGGTCACCGCGAGCCACAACCCGCCGCGCGACAACGGCTACAAGGTCTACCTGGGCGACGGCTCGCAGATCGTGCCCCCGGCGGACGCGGAGATCGCCGCGGCCATCGCGGCGGTCGGCCCGCTCGCCGGGGTGGACCGCCCCGAGGGCGGCTGGCAGGTCCTCGGCGACGAGGTCCTCGACGCCTACCTGGCCCGGACCGACGCCGTCCTCTCCGCCGGCTCCCCGCGCACCGCCCGGACCGTCTACACGGCGATGCACGGTGTCGGCACCTCCGTGCTGACCGCCGCCTTCGAGCGGGCCGGGTTCCCGGCGCCGGTGCTCGTCGCCGAACAGGCCGAGCCCGACCCGGCCTTCCCCACCGTCGCGTTCCCCAACCCGGAGGAACCGGGCGCGATGGACCTCTCCTTCGCGACCGCGCGACGGGTGGAGCCCGACCTGGTCATCGCCAACGACCCGGACGCGGACCGCTGCGCCGTCGCCGTCCCGGACCCGGCGGCCGACGGCGGCTGGCGGATGCTGCGCGGCGACGAGGTCGGCGCCCTGCTCGCGGCGCACCTGGTGGACCGCGGCGCCGAGGGCGTCCTCGCCGCCTCGATCGTCTCCTCCTCGCTGCTCGGCCGGATCGCCGAACGGGCCGGTCTCGGGTACGAGGAGACGCTGACCGGCTTCAAGTGGATCGCCCGCGTGGACGGCCTGCGCTACGGCTACGAGGAGGCGCTCGGCTACTGCGTCGACCCCGACGGCGTACGGGACAAGGACGGCATCACCGCCGCGCTGGTCGTCGCCGAGCTCGCCTCGGTGCTCAAGGAGCGCGGCCGCACCCTGCTCGACCTGCTGGACGATCTGGCGCTCGCGCACGGCCTGCACGCGACCGACCAGCTCTCGGTCCGGGTGGAGGACCTCTCGGTCATCGCCGACGCCATGGAGCGGCTGCGGGAGCGGCCGCCCGTCGCGCTGGCCGGACTGGCGGTGACCTCGGCGGAGGACCTCTCGAAGGGTTCCGCGCCGCTGCCGCCCACGGACGGGCTGCGCTACCGGCTGGACGGGGCCCGGGTGATCGTCCGCCCGAGCGGGACCGAGCCGAAGCTGAAGTGCTACCTGGAGGTCGTCGTGCCGGTCGCCTCGGCGGACGGGCTGCCCGCCGCGCGGGCCCGGGCGGCGGAGCTGCTGGCCGGGATCAGGCGGGACCTCTCCGCCGCGGCCGGCATCTGACCCCCGGGCGTCCGGCCGGCGGCAGCAGACGCACCGCACACGGCAGCCGGCGCACGGCACACGGAAGCGGGCCGGTCCTCCCGAGGGAGGGCCGGCCCGCCCGTTCGTGCGGGACGCCCGTGCCGGGGGCCGTCGTCAGCCGGTGGCGAAGAGGACCGCCAGCGCGATCGCGCCCGCGACCGCGGGCGCGATGATCTCCCAGGCCCAGCGGACCGAGGCGGACACCTCGGGCCCCCCGGGCGCGGCGATGCCCTGCGAGGCGGCGGCGGCCCGCAGCTCGGCGTCGTCGTGGGCGAGCTGGCGAAGTTCCGACACCGCCTGGTCGGCCGCGGCGGGACGCACCTGGCCCTCGGCGAGCCCTCCCCCGCGCTGGGCGGCCGTCGACTGGCGCAGCGCCCGCTTCCGGTCGCGCAGCGAGACGGGCAGCGCCCACACCTGGTACTTCGTGCCACCGGTGGTGTACAGCTCGGTCGAGTACGCGGCGCGGATGCCCTCCACCGCCGACCACGGCAGCGTGATCGTGCGGAACGGGTTGCGGACCAGGATGCGCCGGGTTCCGGCCAGCACGGCGGGCCGCAGCGTGAGGGCGATCACCAGGGGCGCCACCAGCGCCGTCGCCGACAGCGCCTGCCACGGCGCACGGCCCTCCCCGGTGAAGAGCGCGTCGCCGAGCAGCCAGGCGATCAGCAGGAGCAGCAGTACGCCGGCCACCATCGCGGCACCCGACCGGTAGGTGCGGTCGGCGTAGGTGGGCTCGTCGGGGGGCGTGGAGCTCGTCATGGCCCGATTGTGCCTGACGCCGGGCCGGGCACGGGGCGGCCGGGTCCCGCCCGGGGGTCCGGCGCGCGCGGGGGCCCGCGCGGAGCACTTCGCGGGCCGCACCCCCCTGTACAGGTCGCTACGCGCGTAGATATGCTCCCCTGGTGACCATGCCCACCTCTGCACCCGCATTCTCCGGCGCGACCGCGTCCGACGGTGCGTTGCGCCGCTTCCTGCACGGGCTGCCCGGCGTCGACGCCGTCGGCCTCGAAGCGCGCGCCGCCTCGCTCGGCACCCGGTCGATCAAGACGACGGCCAAGGCGTACGCGATCGATCTCGCCATCTCGATGATCGACCTGACGACGCTGGAAGGCGCGGACACCCCGGGCAAGGTCCGGGCGCTCTGCGCGAAGGCCCTGCACCCCGATCCGACCGACCGGACCACCCCGCGCACCGCCGCGGTCTGCGTCTACCCCGACATGGCGGCGACCGCGGTCGCCGCGCTGGCCGGCTCGGAGGTGAAGGTGGCGTCCGTGGCGACGGCCTTCCCGGCCGGCCGCGCGGCGCTCCCCGTCAAGCTCGCGGACGTCCGCGACGCGGTGGCGGCCGGGGCCGACGAGATCGACATGGTGATCGACCGGGGCGCGTTCCTGGCCGGCCACTACCTCAAGGTGTACGAGGAGATCACGGCTGTGAAGGCCGAGTGCGGCAGCGCCCGCCTCAAGGTCATCTTCGAGACCGGCGAGCTCTCCACGTACGACAACATCCGCCGCGCCTCCTGGCTCGGGATGCTGGCCGGCGCCGACTTCATCAAGACGTCGACGGGCAAGGTCGCGACCAGCGCCACGCCCGCCAACACCCTGCTGATGCTGGAGGCCGTCCGCGACTTCCGCCGTGAGACCGGCGTCCAGATCGGCGTGAAGCCCGCGGGCGGCATCCGCACGACCAAGGACGCGGTCAAGTTCCTGGTCCTGGTCAACGAGACCGCGGGCGAGGACTGGCTGGACAACCACTGGTTCCGGTTCGGCGCCTCCGGCCTGCTGAACGATCTGCTGATGCAGCGCCAGAAGCTCAGCACCGGCCGTTACTCCGGCCCCGATTACGTGACGGTGGACTGATCCCCATGGCATCTGCATTCGAGTACGCCCCCGCCCCCGAGTCGCGGTCGGTCGTCGACATCGCGCCCTCGTACGGCCTGTTCATCGACGGTGAGTTCACCGAGGCCGCCGACGGCAAGGTTTTCAAGACCGTCTCGCCGAGCAGCGAGGAGGTCCTCTCCGAGGTCGCCCGCGCGGGCGAGGCGGACGTGGACCGCGCGGTCCGTGCGGCCCGCAAGGCGTTCGAGAAGTGGTCGGCGCTGCCCGGCTCCGAACGCGCCAAGTACCTCTTCCGGATCGCCCGGATCGTCCAGGAGCGCAGCCGTGAGCTGGCCGTGCTGGAGACCCTGGACAACGGCAAGCCGATCCGGGAGACCCGCGACACCGACCTCCCGCTGGTCGCGGCGCACTTCTTCTACTACGCGGGCTGGGCGGACAAGCTCGGCCACGCCGGTTTCGGCGCGGACCCGCGCCCGCTGGGCGTGGCCGGCCAGGTCATCCCGTGGAACTTCCCGCTGCTGATGCTGGCGTGGAAGATCGCCCCGGCGCTCGCCGCCGGTAACACGGTGGTCCTCAAGCCGGCCGAGACGACCCCTCTCTCGGCCCTGTTCTTCGCGGACATCTGCCGCCAGGCGGGTCTGCCGAAGGGCGTCGTCAACATCCTCACCGGGTACGGCGACGCGGGCGCGGCCCTCGTGGTGCACCCGGACGTGAACAAGGTCGCCTTCACCGGCTCCACCGCCGTGGGCAAGGCCATCGCCCGGCAGGTCGCGGGGACCGACAAGAAGGTCACCCTGGAGCTGGGCGGCAAGGGCGCCAACATCGTCTTCGACGACGCCCCCGTCGACCAGGCGGTGGAGGGGATCGTCACCGGCATCTTCTTCAACCAGGGCCAGGTCTGCTGCGCGGGCTCCCGCCTCCTGGTGCAGGAGTCGGTCCACGACGAGGTGCTGGACGCGCTGAAGCGGCGGCTGACCACGCTGCGCCTCGGCGACCCGCTGGACAAGAACACCGACATCGGCGCGATCAACTCCGCGGAGCAGCTCTCCCGGATCACCGCGCTGGTGGAGACGGGCGAGGCGGAGGGCGCGGAGCGCTGGAGCGCGCCGTGCGCACTGCCGTCCTCGGGTTACTGGTTCGCGCCGACGCTCTTCACCGGCGTCACCCAGGCCCACACGGTCGCCCGGGACGAGATCTTCGGCCCGGTGCTCTCGGTGCTGACCTTCCGCACCCCCGACGAGGCCGTCGCCAAGGCCAACAACACGCAGTACGGCCTGTCGGC
This window encodes:
- a CDS encoding aldehyde dehydrogenase family protein; the encoded protein is MASAFEYAPAPESRSVVDIAPSYGLFIDGEFTEAADGKVFKTVSPSSEEVLSEVARAGEADVDRAVRAARKAFEKWSALPGSERAKYLFRIARIVQERSRELAVLETLDNGKPIRETRDTDLPLVAAHFFYYAGWADKLGHAGFGADPRPLGVAGQVIPWNFPLLMLAWKIAPALAAGNTVVLKPAETTPLSALFFADICRQAGLPKGVVNILTGYGDAGAALVVHPDVNKVAFTGSTAVGKAIARQVAGTDKKVTLELGGKGANIVFDDAPVDQAVEGIVTGIFFNQGQVCCAGSRLLVQESVHDEVLDALKRRLTTLRLGDPLDKNTDIGAINSAEQLSRITALVETGEAEGAERWSAPCALPSSGYWFAPTLFTGVTQAHTVARDEIFGPVLSVLTFRTPDEAVAKANNTQYGLSAGIWTEKGSRILAVANRLRAGVVWANTFNKFDPTSPFGGYKESGYGREGGRHGLEAYLDV
- a CDS encoding phospho-sugar mutase, with amino-acid sequence MQHDDLLDRARAWQAEDPDPETRDELGRLIAADGPAARAELAARFAGTLQFGTAGLRGELGAGPMRMNRSVVIRAAAGLAAYLRARAGRGDAPGLVVIGYDARYRSADFARDTAAVMTGAGLRAAVLPRPLPTPVLAYAVRHLGAVAGVEVTASHNPPRDNGYKVYLGDGSQIVPPADAEIAAAIAAVGPLAGVDRPEGGWQVLGDEVLDAYLARTDAVLSAGSPRTARTVYTAMHGVGTSVLTAAFERAGFPAPVLVAEQAEPDPAFPTVAFPNPEEPGAMDLSFATARRVEPDLVIANDPDADRCAVAVPDPAADGGWRMLRGDEVGALLAAHLVDRGAEGVLAASIVSSSLLGRIAERAGLGYEETLTGFKWIARVDGLRYGYEEALGYCVDPDGVRDKDGITAALVVAELASVLKERGRTLLDLLDDLALAHGLHATDQLSVRVEDLSVIADAMERLRERPPVALAGLAVTSAEDLSKGSAPLPPTDGLRYRLDGARVIVRPSGTEPKLKCYLEVVVPVASADGLPAARARAAELLAGIRRDLSAAAGI
- a CDS encoding PH domain-containing protein, which produces MTSSTPPDEPTYADRTYRSGAAMVAGVLLLLLIAWLLGDALFTGEGRAPWQALSATALVAPLVIALTLRPAVLAGTRRILVRNPFRTITLPWSAVEGIRAAYSTELYTTGGTKYQVWALPVSLRDRKRALRQSTAAQRGGGLAEGQVRPAAADQAVSELRQLAHDDAELRAAAASQGIAAPGGPEVSASVRWAWEIIAPAVAGAIALAVLFATG
- the deoC gene encoding deoxyribose-phosphate aldolase, whose protein sequence is MPTSAPAFSGATASDGALRRFLHGLPGVDAVGLEARAASLGTRSIKTTAKAYAIDLAISMIDLTTLEGADTPGKVRALCAKALHPDPTDRTTPRTAAVCVYPDMAATAVAALAGSEVKVASVATAFPAGRAALPVKLADVRDAVAAGADEIDMVIDRGAFLAGHYLKVYEEITAVKAECGSARLKVIFETGELSTYDNIRRASWLGMLAGADFIKTSTGKVATSATPANTLLMLEAVRDFRRETGVQIGVKPAGGIRTTKDAVKFLVLVNETAGEDWLDNHWFRFGASGLLNDLLMQRQKLSTGRYSGPDYVTVD